The Acipenser ruthenus chromosome 30, fAciRut3.2 maternal haplotype, whole genome shotgun sequence genome includes the window ctatacagctaaccctgctcactgtgactgctggactatacagctaaccctgctcactgtgacagTATTTGTATTGGTTTATGTTATTTGCGTTACAAGCAAAAATACAATGCAGTACAGGTATAGGTCACCCCATTCCCCCCTGTAGAAaagaaataatatatacaatcatGTGCAAATTGATTCGAACAGCCCATTGCTTCTGTCGGTTTGAGTTAGTGCATTTGAAATTAAACCAGTGGAActgaaaattaatttaatattcacacctgcaattaatttaaatttagtaagagaaaaggaacacgcagtcacaaatggtaaaatgcaggagactttttagaagttgttttaagatgcctaattaaaagcacgaagtggtctaacattttcacacatgactgcctattgtttctatatcgctgatttactgagcggaaattgaaattctcacacccagaggttttcatgcaggcaggtatataacagatagaaatgacaaatcttgaggtgtttgaataaatttgcacactactgtatatataaaagataACATGCATTTACATAGCGCTTCTCATATATAAGGACTCTGTGTTAGATCTTAAATCATAACTGTTAATTATGTTTACGTTTTTTAATCCCAACAGTGCATATTACAATTCCAACAAACCCTGACTTTGATTTGAAGTCATCTGTTGCCATTGTGGTGaggagctcattttaacagaatactgctaactgcaattttgatcaatggtgTGTTTtaaattgggaattgattttaaaaaaaggaattggaaattaaattgaaaaacaggaattgaccccgacCGTGGTACTAACTTCTTTCAAATGATGATTGTACTGCTCTGTGTAAAAACTGTGTACCATGCCACACTTTCTATGTTCTGTGCACAAAATGACATCACTGCACAGTATGACATCACTATATGCGTGATGACATCACCTGTATGCAGGGTAGGACATTCTGGAATTTTGGTAAAGTCCCCAACAgtgattggttaatttgcccTATAAGGTTCATCATCCCGGCTGGTTCGAAATTCCTGTCGAAATTGAAAAAGTCCCGTCCTGAACAATAGGAGTTAATGGAAAGTTCCtaatattaaagtttttttttttttttttgtaccgcTCCTCTTTCTGTTTCCTGCTTCCTACCAGAGGAAAGAAAAGTTCAACAGCTGAAGCATAGACCAGCTTATTGTTGCAAAGTCACAGTAACCTGCTGTTGTAACTTTTCTTTCTGTTCCCCGCCCCTCCCATACAGAGGCTAGTCTACTTCCATCGCCCATTTGAAGAAGGAAAAGaacaaaaacttttattttttaaatattgtttttgctgttaAAAACTGAATACTTCTGACTTTATAAACCATGCTGGTCATCAAATGAGAAACAcccagctctggccaaaagtgttgcatcgctctatagaattaattaatttcgCCTcccataaagtcaaatgaaacctgctgaatagtgtttaacatattgaatcgcataccaccgctttgtagtttcccatgtacttaacgaaaaaaaaagtgacatttcgaaatctaacatgaaatactgtactagacTTCTTGTAGATTCTTTTTTCTCGGATTGCATAACACGCTTTTGCTTCATCAAGTCCTATGTTAAGTCTGGTGAAAATCAAGTGTATCGATCGTATTGATCAATGTGATTTGATATTGAGTTTTTATAATAGGTTGGAATTTTTTTCAGGAGTTCACATAGTATTCTGACCAGGGATACTAAGTGGAGAGTGATATTAAACAGGTTTAACTCCGCTTTATAAACAGGACTTGGCTGACTGGACACTGCCAACAGCACAGAGGCAACTCTGAATCGCACCACGCTTTGTATAGGCAGGGTTGGAGGGTACATTTCCCAAAGAGCTCGCTTTCTGAAGAGCTCCTCCGGTCTTTACTGTGGAGCCTCCCTCCCTTCCTGCCGCCTGCTCACATGGGCAGAGAAATGCTTCATTAGCCAAGCCCCTTTTTGAAGCAAACCACTCGCTATAACCAGCTAACTAGGGGCCACTTGTTAGTTTGCTTGTTTCCAAAGCTGCATCAAAGGGCAGgaatgtgtctgtttttttttgtctgtaccGCGGTGAAGCTAGTGTGTACAAACTCCCTCTCATTTGCATTATCAAGGCACTAGCTGACGCTGACTGCTTGATCTGATCTGCCTAAAAGTGGTTGGAGCAAcccaatgtgtatttttttttttttctccagtgctgtaaaatgctctaagtTTTCTCTTCTCTTATTGAGCTGGGATTGGCCCACCAATTCAATTTTTTACATTCAAGTTTGCAACAGGATGTTGGACAacagtggtatttttttttatttcatccctgtgtgtgtgtgtgtgtgtgtgtgtgtgtgtgtgtgtgttttcagcaaGAGTGCCTGCTGTCATCAAACTCTGGGCATTCATTGGTTCTTGAGGCTATTGGAATCCTGAATTGTGGCttgtgattggctgggctggaatTTGATGAAACTGTACAGACAGTAATGAGACTGCAGGTAATGGACTGAAACGCCAAGTAAAACCGCATGCAAACCTTTTATAAGGCTTACCACACACAGAACTTTCATAACCCTTGCAGGAATTGTCTTTCGCAGTTCAGTCTCTTGGAAATATCTTGCGAAATCTATGCGTCATCCAAGCATACCTCCTTTTGATGTTATTTGCTTGCAAGGCATGCATTAAAAGCTGCGAGTGTCATTTTGTAACTTCCTTGCATGCATTTTTAAACTTGCACAATCcctgcttttttaaatgtttatgtaAAAGGGCAAACAAGGAACAGAAAGGCAACAAAATGACTGAGGCGGAAATTTGGAAAAATGGGTCAGAAAAGGGCAAAACTATTTCGGAAATGagggaaaaacattttaaaaatggggcggaaatgaaaaaaaaaacggaaattaGGTGAAAGAAGAAAAGGGCAAGGGTAGACAGGGCAAAAATGCTGAAATTGGAAAATGATAAAATGGATGGAAAAGAAGAAAATTGGTAAAAAATATGATGGGGCAGAAATGTGGCAGAAGGGCAAAAAATGggcatgaaaagaaaaaaagcccaaaaaacaaacactccgaccaacaaaaaaaaaaaaaaaaaaatgaaatcaagctCTCCCCAGCTGTCGCTGCCGGTCCACAGACCCTCAATCCTCGTGAATCATTTTGGGATTGCCTGTGCCTCCTTGGGACCCCTCCCTGGGTCCCCTTGTCTACTCTGACAGGGCCCTGCTGTTCCCTGTACTCCACAGAGGCATctgttggttttgtgtttttgaggaGTCGTCCCCAGGGGAGCTGGTCATTGTACAGCCCCCCTCGCTCCTTTCCTAGTTTCTACTTGATCTCCCCCCCCTTGTTCCTCCTGGTTCTgttaggagaggagagagggggagaggggagtggagtggagtggagaggagaggagaggagaggagaggggaggggaggggaggggaggaagtTTACCCAGCTTGAATCTGACAAGGCTATTGTTTAAGAAGCAGattggtggtggttgttgttgttgttgttgttgttatatattTCTTatcttacagttgttacaaagtatcacattacagaatatcacaataaaaaatacaataaaatcagtagcaagtaaaagcaaattcaaatgagaaaataaacagtaaataagTTTGAGAGCGTGTTCGACAAGAGCAGTTAGACTTTAGAATAGTTTGGTTCTAAGAGTAAAGTCTATTCAGAGCTGGTAGTGAGTACAATAAATgaataagaatgatttcaaacgaGAAATTACGAAAATGTGAATACGgacacctttaagagtaaaatcaagtgcAGGTTGTTGCAGTTTGTCTGGGATTtaatactgaatatattttaagcTGGTGCAAATTTTGCATGGTTCTAAGCCCTACTGCGACTCCCTCATACCGTCCTAAATCTGAAACACCAGGAGACTGGGGCTCCCGGAGTTAAAATCCCAGCCACATCCAACAGGCTTAGAAGCAGGTGCAACCCTGGCTGGTCTTAACAAGGCAGCTTTTAACCAGGGAGAGAAGATTTCATACACTACGCTCCAGGATGCATTGGGAATGGTAAGCATTGAGAAATGTCTATCGCCCTAATACCACATTGGCACCCGAGCCCAGTACGGTTaaaactgcagggatggaaataagactccagttgcacagcagtttgatccattcctggtttcgctatgagtttaatgagacgcatctgagcttgttacctctcaGACAAAAGCATTGTCACTCCATACTTAAcctaagataattcaagaaaacattgcaataggagtcttattcccatccctgtatttAATTATTCTATTAGGAACATTTTAATATATCCCAGCTCCCTGTCCCCGAGGGGCTAGTGAAAGGGGGAAGGGAGGGCTACTCTCCAGTCCTGTCGAACCAGGTATAAATCTCCCTTTGTCGGGTAATTAAAAGATAAAGATCTCCAGTGGGCTTAGCAGggcacgctgtgtgtgtgtgtgtgtgtgtgtgtgtgtgtgtgtgtgtgtgtgtgtgtgtgtgtgtttttaaacctgTTTCCAATCATTTACCGTCTTTTTGGAGTCCCTGTGTGACTGATTTGCAACATCAATAGCGGGACGCGAACAAGACCTAGTGATCAACATCACAGCCAGACTACTGTAGGCTGGAGACGCATGCGTATAGATATAACAACCAACGCCAGATCCACCAAAGTATTTGAACGGTTCTTTTGAATATCATTTCTAGCAGAAATCGGCTTACAACCAAATCCTGGACTAGATTTAAGAAGTGAATCGGCTTCCTGCatagacaagcagacagacactTCTGCTCATCCCCGGATTCTGATCCTCTCGATTTACTAAAGAATGCCCACAGCAGGTTTGAAACATAATTGGCTGTTCTCTAGATATAAAAGTGGGACATCCCCAACTTGTGTTGCTTAAAACTATATAATACatatctacagctgtggccaaaagttttgcatcaccaagaattttaggattgagacatcattaaaaaaaacaaaaaaaactctgaaTATAATTTGGATCTTTTCATTTAACGTCatggaatcaaagaaactacaaaatgatgatgcaaaagtctactggaaaccataacagcagtacagtagtatttcatgttagatttcaaaatgccacttttttttttttaatttgtcagattttcttaagtatatggaaaactacaaagcggtgtgcaattgtatatgtcaacgtaacattattcagcaggtttcaatcgacCTTCATGAAGCAACAAGAGTTAACCCtacagggggatgcaaaacttttgcccatagctgtatatataaaataaacttatttAATGAATTGATTTATTAGGTAAGTGGAGGGACCAGTTCAAccatattaatacattttttttctccctgGAAGACAAGAAAAGCAGATGTCTGTCCGCCTCCTCTCTTTGTGTTTTGTCCCTTCGACTTGAACGCTCCTCAGTCCATTTAAACCCCCAGCACCCTGGCCTCTCTCAATAGCCCACTACAGAACGACCCAGAGCATGAAAGGGGGCAGCTGGTCCCCTGAATAGAAGCACATGCCTTTGTCCTGGGAGGGGGGGGTGAAAACACCCGCCTCCCCCTCCCAAAGGCCCTCGGCTTCATCCCCATTGTGTCCTGTAGCAGGTGATTTTGCAAAGGCATCTCTAAACAAACTGGCTCAAAGCCAGGATGCACTAAACTAAATACGCTGTGTTAACTAAACAACAGTGTTTGGGAAACGTGTGCGGATACATGGAACTGGAGTGGGAACAAGCACAAACTTTCAACACTtatagcaaacaaaaaaacagagcgCAAAATTATTTTCCTACCTGGTGCTTTtccatcaatcaatctttattttatatagcgcctttcatagtggaccaccatcgcaaaacactttacaagatgcagtaacaacaagaaaatccataatactttaaatacagagaaatgcttTTCTTGTTTGCTGCCTTTTATATTTTTCTATCTGCTACATAAATAAGTTCAGTCAATCTTTTTGCTAAAACAGATTAGTTTCTGGAACCCAGGTGTGGGAAATGAGCATGAGAATTGATATGATTGCAAAGCGTGCCGGTTTGGATTTCAAGTAGTGACCATGGGGACCCCTTGCATTTACAGGTGGAAAGCATTGCACAATGCTAATATcttactttgaaaaacatgtaGTAAAAACAGCTGGGATACAAAGAGGCTGTACATTTTATATCTAGATATGGACTTATCAATACTGATGTTGTGGAGTTGGTGCAAGTTCCTATAGGCtgtaatggtgtgtgtgtgtttactggtGTACGTGGATCTGTAACCATGAAGCTGTGGCTTCAATGCAGTCATTTTCTTTATTAATCAGTGCAAGTTGTTTTGTGGTTTGCAGTTAAAGATAAAAGTACAAGAATTAGCGACACTGGAGATCAGATTCAGGACGTTTGGCAGCTGAAAAGTTCCGATAAGAACCAAGAGTTCGAAGCTTTTGCCCGGAGGCACAATTGGCAACGTTTCTGCCATGCAAATTTCAGAGTGAAACAGTCtagattttaaatttttttttttttttagcatattgGACAGCATTTCAATTAGCATTAGAATGGGCTACGACTTAGAATCGTTAAGGGTTTCTGTACCCTAGTTTTGTAATGGAGTCGGATTCATTATTTTTAGTAAagttttaaagtaattttaaaagAAGTGACATTTTATGCAGCAGTGGTATTAAATAATCAGAATTAGTattaggttcttgtttttaatatCTGCTACACAGATAGTGACACCATAATTTTAAAATTGAATCTTTCGCTAAACCCCAAACACACTGGAGGACCAGGTCAGGGTAACCCAAAAACTAAAATGTGACCCCCATCCTCAGCTAATCACCATTGCAACCACCCCTTCACCCCTCCCCACCCTCCAGGACCTGAACACCAAAAATATGcacaaaaacagcacatttgaattatttgttttatttggaaaataaaatctTTCCACCTTCCGACAGTAGGTGTATAACATAGACATATATACAATCCTCTTTTATaaatacacaatatatacagaaattaaataatatagaCAGTGTATCTCCATCACTTTATACACTTTGCGTTAAATtaggaaataataaaaatatgaagtagaaataataataaaatattcatttggtggttgtgtgtgtggtggttttttttttttttgtttttttttttaaatgaggaaaaaacacaattaaatataATTCCAGTAATATACCTTCATGTTttacaaactttttttaaagGCTTGATTTCAATGAAAAACTATAGCTCTGGGTTTAAATGATACATGCCttagctgtttactttttaaatagcttttttttttttttttttttttacataattaaaTAAGTACAACCTGTGTCTAAGGACCCATTTTGAAACTGAATTTCCCccacccaatttttttttttttttggtaaatccatctcttaaaaaaaaaaaaaaattataaaatagtaCCTAATTTTTTCTGAAAGCatagctttttttgtttaaataggcACTTAAGCATTAACTCTTTACATTATTCAACATGCAGAATGTCAGTTTTTTAAACAAGGGGAGAAGTTCAACATACAAaccccttttttttctaaaattttgAATTTGTGAAAAATCAGgtcgcccccccccccatgtaatACGGcaatcttttctttcttttgcaaaaaggtcctgccttttttttttcttgtgtaatttatatacaaacaaaataataatacttggtTCTCTGAATTCCATAGAATGtccattgttaaaataaataaatgaaaaagtagTGCAAATAAGTTCCGGCAAGCTTTCTCTCCAAAGTATTAATCCGCCTTTCATATCTGTGAGCCGACTGAAGAGtagtccattaaaaaaaaataataattgagcagcataaataaatagattatatatagatagatagatatatagaaatactatttttaaagaaaagtccATTCTGAAATGTAAACATTTCCCAGCAACGTCCTGCTGTGAAGTCTTTCGAGATACTTGCTTCTTaaacctgaagaaaaaaaaaaaaaaaaattaaaatacagtccaaaaatgtacattttgagTTCCAACAGTTGCGTTATCTTTAAGCTTAAAATATATCTATCAGGGTTCGAAGTTGCAAAGCAGTTTAgtccattcttggttttatttTGAGTTTAACACCTgcaatgcatgaaatattgaaaatagctgaacaaAATAGTTTTGgatacataataaaatattttgttttcaatttatatGGGGGAGGGATGGCATCCTCatatttgcgtcttccatatgtccccaatAAGACTACAATAAAATACCTATTACTTTTAAAAGTAGCACAATATACCAGGTATGGAAATAAGAATCCCATTGCACaacagcttgatccattcctggatgGTACCAAGAGTTTAATAAATAAGACCCCTCAGCTTGTTACCgacacgctgtggctaatcaagctcgtagtaaaatctggaatgggcgAAACCGCTACGCAATCGGAGTCCTATTTCCAATAAAGGGAGAGATACCTACCTCTGTTGCAAAGACGCACTGCTCCATGTGCTCGGGAATGATGTAAACTGGGCGGTAAGCAGGCTCTTTCGTGAAGGGAGGGACGGAGATGAACAGGTCGGACATTTTACTGCCCTGCTTCAGAGCCTGCccctgctggtgctgctgctttTTGCTCTCTGCCAGGTTACAGTCGACCAGTTTCTGCTTGTATCCCGCCTTGTCGTCTGCGCTCAGCTCTGCGTCCTTATTGGTCACCTTGAAGGGGCTCCCGGGGATGGCCAGGGCCTCCTTGTCGCGAGGGAACTGGGATAAGTTGTTGATGGTTTCCAGGCCGCTGTGCACAGACTTCCCAAGCTGGCTCTTCCTCATCTGCCGCAGGACGATGGCCGCAGCGCAAACAACCAGGAGCAGGGTGACTAGCCCCAGGCAGAAGGACACGGCGAGGGCCACTGGGAAGGGGTCCCCGGAGCCCTCTGGGGAGGGGCTGGGCTGCAGGTTGTACTCGCAGCTGGGGCCCATGAAGCCAGAGGGACACTGGCACACGGGGCCGCTGAAGTGGGTGTAGCAGGTGCCTCCGTTCTGGCAGGGGACGGTGCCACAGGCGTCGGATCGCTGGGAGCAGTCGCGGCCGGAGTAGCCCAGCGTGCAGCTGCAGGTGTAGTCATTGATGCCATCCATGCAGGTGCCACCGTTCCGGCACGGGTTCCGGGCACAGTCGTCGATGTTGATCTCGCACCGCGGGCCGGTGAAGCCGGGCCGGCAACGACAAAGCATGCTACGTCCCAGATCGAGACACTGACCACCTGGGAGGAGGAGGAAATAAGTCGGGGTTACAAATCAGATTGCTTGAAAGCTCCAGCCAGCAGAGAAAGCTTTGTAGTTTTGAATACAGCCAGTGTATAGGCTACAAGCGCAGGTGTCTTATTAAAACTATATAAAATTGATCAAGTCTTTCTTTCTATCCCTGTGCTTCCAAGGACCCTCAGAATGCGCATGCCCTGGTTTTGGGGTGCAAGGAAAGTTTATTGCATTgagttttgaagttgtatttattaaactgaggaaaaccaggaatggagtcCCTGTTTTGTCCAACGGGCTGTGGTTTTGGAGAAGCAGGGAGGTGGAGGAGGGTGCTTACCGTTGGCACAGGGGGTGTTGGTGCATCGGTCGATCTTCTTCTCGCAGTTGGAGCCCATGTAGCCCACCGGGCAGCGGCAGGAGTACCCCCCCGCGGGCTTCTCCACGCAGGTGCCCCCGTTGAAGCAGGGCCCGTCCGCGCACGTCATGGCGCTGATCTCACAGTTCTTGCCGTAGAATCCTTGCGGGCAGGTGCAGGTGTAGTCGTTTTCAAGATCCTGGTTCGTAAATTCAATAAAATGTCATTAGttttgagatttatttattttgtttgtttttaaaaaaaattaaactaaatTTGTTTTAAGTCTATATTGatcaatttattaatttgtttaaattattacatttgtgtttgttttaaaactctgtatgtatgcatgcatgcatgtattttgGTGGATAATCGACTAGCCTGACTTACATTGCAGCTGCCTCCGTTTTTGCACGGGTTGCTGTCACACTCGTTAGTCTCCATCTCGCAGTTGGTGCCGCTGAAGCCCGGGCTGCAGGTACAGGTGTAGCTGCCCTGGCCCGTGTTGCTGCAGGTCGCTCCGTTATGGCAGGGCCGGTGGTTGGTGCAGTAGTTCAGGTCCTGATTGCAGAACAGACCGCCCCAGCCTTCCTGACAGTTGCACTGCCAGGGCTGACCGCAAGTCCCGTGGAGGCAGCCGGGGTACCGCACGCACTCGTCACAGAGGCGCCCCTGCCATCCGATGCGGCACTTGCACTCCCCGGGACGCTCGCAGTAACCGTGTCTGTCGCTGCACCCGGACGCACAGATGGCTGtttaacaaagaaagaaagaaaatttgaatacttgtcttttttttccccctctgtcCCAACACACATCAAGTAGTTAAGTACTAAAGCAGGCAGCTGGCGCCTGTACAAAACACCACATGCCAGTTTTTTTACGCAAGACGGGGCGCATTAAGCCACAACGCGTGTCCATGTAACTCACGCTCCTTGCACTCATTGTTAGACCAAACAAAAGAGAGCACACACACAACTCGCGACCCATCCGCCAAATTTTAAAAGACAGGAGAGGGAGGGGGCAGTTGACCCCTTTCCAAAACCCCTTTATGCTTAACAGCCCTTAACAACCGGGGGGCGGCGGGGGATTAGTGATTGCTAGGCAACGCTCGACTCCGACTACTCCTAAATTTGTTAAAATTAATTTGGTTCTTTTGAATTTAAGCAGCAGACTcggaggcagggagagagagtggTTTTTGTTAACTTACGCTCTGAACAGTATTCGCCTCTCCATCCGGTCAGACAAGCGCGGTTTCCGGCTTCGTTGCAAGTGTAGTGGCCGAAGGTGTCGTCTCTGGGCCGGCAGTAGTCCGAGCAGCTGTCGCCGTAGTAGTGGTCATCGCAAACGACGTGGTAGGAGTAGCGCAGCTCGCTTTGCTCGCCAAAGTGGACATCCTGAGACCAATCCTCGCCAACTGCCAGTCTTCGACGGGTTGCCAAACGACTGATGAGATTAGATGGGTTTTCTGAGAGGGgaaaaataaagaattaaaatgaataaataaaatgtttttttttcagaaacgtgtgtgtttttttttttttggggggggggtgtaaaACTATGAATTGCTCTAGCGTCCCCATTC containing:
- the dlc gene encoding delta-like protein C; translation: MALCFLTCFLCLLSTHLVSSSGMFELKVHSFTSSRGACRNPRECQIFFRVCLKHAQAVILPEPPCTYGTALTEITSADQSSISRTASIRVPFHFKWPGTFSLIIEAWNAESGEPSTENPSNLISRLATRRRLAVGEDWSQDVHFGEQSELRYSYHVVCDDHYYGDSCSDYCRPRDDTFGHYTCNEAGNRACLTGWRGEYCSEPICASGCSDRHGYCERPGECKCRIGWQGRLCDECVRYPGCLHGTCGQPWQCNCQEGWGGLFCNQDLNYCTNHRPCHNGATCSNTGQGSYTCTCSPGFSGTNCEMETNECDSNPCKNGGSCNDLENDYTCTCPQGFYGKNCEISAMTCADGPCFNGGTCVEKPAGGYSCRCPVGYMGSNCEKKIDRCTNTPCANGGQCLDLGRSMLCRCRPGFTGPRCEINIDDCARNPCRNGGTCMDGINDYTCSCTLGYSGRDCSQRSDACGTVPCQNGGTCYTHFSGPVCQCPSGFMGPSCEYNLQPSPSPEGSGDPFPVALAVSFCLGLVTLLLVVCAAAIVLRQMRKSQLGKSVHSGLETINNLSQFPRDKEALAIPGSPFKVTNKDAELSADDKAGYKQKLVDCNLAESKKQQHQQGQALKQGSKMSDLFISVPPFTKEPAYRPVYIIPEHMEQCVFATEV